The genomic stretch TCCACCGGTCAGGCCGAGAGCGTCACCGCCGCCGCCCGGGAGGTCAGCACGGCGATCGACGCCGTCGCCGCCGGGGCCGAGGAGATGGGCGCCTCGATCCGCGAGATCGCGCAGAACGCCGCCCAGGCCGCTCGGGTCGCGGAGGAGGCCGTGCAGGCGGCGGAGAGCGCCAACGGCACGGTGAGCAAGCTGGGCGACAGCTCCAAGGAGATCGGCGACGTCGTCAAGGTGATCACCAGCATCGCGGAGCAGACGAACCTGCTGGCGCTGAACGCGACCATCGAGGCGGCCCGGGCCGGTGAGGCGGGCAAGGGCTTCGCGGTGGTGGCGAACGAGGTGAAGGAGCTGGCGCAGGAGACGGCGAAGGCGACCGAGGACATCGCGCGCCGGGTGGAGGCCATCCAGGGCGACACCAGCGGCGCGGTGGCCGCGATCGGCCGCATCGGCGAGGTCATCGCCGCGATCAACGACTACCAGACGACGATCGCCAGCGCCGTGGAGGAGCAGACGGCGACGACGAACGAGATGACCCGGGCGATCGGGGACGCCGCCCAGGGCGGCCGGCACATCGCCGCCACCGTGGGCGAGGTCGCCCACGGGGCACAGGAGACCTCCGCCGGCGTCGGCGGGATGCAGGTGGCCACCGAGGACCTGGTCCGGATGTCCCGGGAGCTGATGCAGTCGATCGACGGCTTCCGGCGATGAGTCGCCGCCCCCGTCGCGTCCATCCGACACGCCGGTGGGGCGCACACGCTCGGTGACCGGCGCGGCCCGGACCCAGGTGGGAGGCGGGTCACCCGATCGTGGGGCTCCGGTTGCCGGGGGTGCTTGCCGAGAACTGGGGTGGGTGTTTGAGAATGCCACCAAGTTCTCTGAGCCCCCGAGTCCCGCTGTGCCCCTGAGTCCCCGCTCGTCCGGAGAGGTGCGATGACCACGATCGGCGGTCACCCCGCGCGCACGACGCTGCGCGCACAGGTGGACGCCGGGGGTCTCGGCACCGGCGGACGACCCGGGAGAGGGCGCTCCGGCCGGGTCGGGCACATGGCCGTGGTGCTGCACTCCCGGGAGGAGATGCTCGCCGCCGCCCTGCCGTGGCTGGACGCCGGCCTGGCCGCCGGCGACCTGGTCGTGCTCACCTGCCCGGAGGAGACCGCCCAGCTGCTCGTCGACGAGCTGGGCGGCGCGGCGGCGGCCGTCGTCCGCGAACCCCGGGTCTCGCTCCGTGGCGCCCGGGGCCCGGATGCGATCACCACCACCCGGCGGCTCCTGGACCGCGCCGCGGGGGCCGGCTCCGGCCGGCTGCGGGTCTTCGGCCACCCCGAGTTCGGGCCCGCTCCGCGCGACTGGCGGGAGACCCAGCGCTACGAGTCGGTGGTCAACGAGCTGCTGGCCGGCGCCCGGATGTCGGCGTTGTGCCCCTACGACGCGGAGGCGCTGCCGGCCACTGCGGTCGAGAGCGCCCGCGCCACCCACCCGTTCCTGCTGGTCGACGGCGTCGCCACGGCCAACCCGGACTACCGGGCGCCCGCCGCCTACGTGGCGGAGCTGCCCCTGCCGCGCGAGGCGATGGAGGCCGGGCCGCCGGTCTTCGCCGTCGACGGCGCACCGACGCTGGCCTGGCTGCGACACCAGCTGGCCGGCGTGCTCGCGGAGCACGTCCCCGACCGCGACCGCTGCGAGGACATGCACCTGGCGGTGAGCGAGATCGCCGCCAACGCCTTCCGGCACGGCACCCCGCCGGTCTCCGCCCGGGTCTGGGCCGAGCCCGGCTGGGTGGTCTGCACCATCGCCGACCGCGGCACGGGCTTCGCCGACCCGCTGGCCGGGTTCGTGCCCGCCCACGGTGACGACCTGTCCCAGGGCGGCATGGGGCTGTGGCTGGCCCGCAAGCTCTGGGAGCACGTCGACCTGATCGGCGGTCCGCACGGCCTCACCGTCCGGTTGAGCGCACCCACCCGCTGAGCCGGCCGCCCGTCGAACCGGACGACCCGGTCTCTCAGTCCTAAGGTGTCGGGTGTGATCGTGGTGACCGCCGCCGGCGGACGGACGGGGCTCGCGGTGGTGCGCGCCCTCCGCGAGCGGGGCGAGGACGTGCGGGCCGTGGTGTCCCGCCGGGGCCCCCGCCCGGAGCTGACCGAGCTGGGCGCCGAGGTGGTGCGGGCCGAGCTGACCCAGCCGCTGCCCTGGTCGGAGGTGCTCGCCGGCGCCGACGCGATGTACCTGATCTGGCCGAACTTCGACCCGGACGAGGCCGAGGGGGCGCCTGCGCTGTTCCGCGAGGCCCGCCGCGCCGAACTGCCCCGGCTGGTCTACCACTCCGTGCTCCGCCCGCAGCTGCGGGCGATGCCGCACCACGCGGCCAAGGACGTCGCGGAGGAGGCGCTGGACGCCAGTGGGCTGCCCTCCTGGCGCGTGCTCCAGCCCTGCGCCTACGCCGACAACCTCGACGACGAGCTGCCCGAGGTCGTCGCCCGGGGCGAGCTGCGCAGCCTGTGGGGCGTGCGGACGGCGCAGTCGCTGGTCGACGTGCGGGACGTGGCGCAGGCCGCGGTCGCGCTGCTCACCGAGGACGGCCTGGACGGGGGCACCTTCGAGGCGGCCGGGCCCGAGCCGCTCACCGCACCCCGGATCGCCGAGCTGATCAGCGCACGGGTGGGCCGGGAGATCGTGGCCGAGGACGTCGTCCCCGGTGGGGAGGTGCCCACCGCCTACGCCGCACGCTGCCGGCGCACCATGTTCGACCACTACCGGGTGCACGGCTTCACCGGCAGCCCGCGGGTGCTCACCGACCTGCTGGGCCGCCCGCCGCGCAGCTACGCCGAGCACCTCGCCGACCTCGACCTGCCGGTCGAGGTCCTGCCGGACGACGAGCCGGCGTGACGGCGCCCGACCGGACGGCTCCGGAGACGGGGACGGTCGCCGGGGACGCGATGGACGTGATCCTCGCCCAGTGGGCGCGGGAGCGGCCGGACCTGGACTGCTCGCCGATGGGCGTCGTCGGCCGGGTCACCCAGCTGCAGCGGGAGGTGTTCCTCGCCCAGCGGGCCACCTTCGCCCGGCACGGTCTCGACGCCCCGTCCTTCGACGTGCTGGCCGCCCTGCGCCGCGCCGGAGAGCCCTACCAGCTCACGCCGACGGCGCTGATGCGCACCGCCCTGGTCACCTCCGGGGCGATCACCCAGCGCCTGGACCGGCTCGAGGAACGCGGCCTCATCACCCGCGGGCGCAGCGAGGCCGACGGGCGCGCCGTCGTCGTCACCCTGACCGAGGCCGGCCGGACGGCGCTGGACGGCGCCCTGCCCGACCACCTGGAGACCGAGCGCGGCATGCTCGCCGGGCTCTCGGCCGAGGAGGTCGCGCAGCTGGCCGGTCTGCTGCGCCGCTGGCTGGTGTCGTTGGGCCGGGTGCCGGGAGCGACCCCCGACGCCAGCTGACGGGGCCTACCGGTGGTCGGTGCCGGGGTTCATGCCCTCGTGCGTGGTCGGGGGTGAGCCCTCGCGCCGGTCGATGATGGTGAACCGGCGCCAGAGGCCGGACACCTGCAGCGGCCGGGCCACCGTGCCGGAGTCGAGCACCAGCGGCACCTGGATGCCGCGTGGCTCGGCCATCCGCTCCAGCTGGACCAGGATCGACATGCCCGCGGAGTTCATGAACGTGACGTCGCAGAGCTCCAGCTCGACCCGCTCGAGCCCCGGGGAGTTCAGCATCAGGTCGGTCATCGCGCGGATCAGGGGGCGGCGGCTGTCCTCGGTGAGCTCGCCGGCCACCCGGATCTGGGCCCGTGACTCGTCCGGCTGGGCGGTGGTGACGTGCACGTCGGCTTCGGACAGCGGGGTGCCGTCGGCGGTCTCGGGGCTCGGGGCGGCGGTGCCGGGAGCGGTGTCGTCCATGTCCGGGCCATGCCCGGCTCCGCACCGCTTCATGCCCGGCCCGGCTCGTATCGTCGGATGCGCGCGGGAGCGGAGGAGGGCGAGTGACCGAGCGGAAACCCGACGGGATGTCGTTCGACACCTGGGTGGAGCGGCAGATCGACCGGGCCCGGGCCGAGGGCGCCTTCGACGACCTGGCACCGGCCGGGAAGCCGCTGCCCCGCCGGGACCGGGAGGAGACCGCCTACGACTGGGCGCTGGCCTGGGCCCGTCGCGAGGACGGCGACGCCGGGACGCTCGTCGCCGGCATGCTGC from Modestobacter roseus encodes the following:
- a CDS encoding sensor histidine kinase, yielding MTTIGGHPARTTLRAQVDAGGLGTGGRPGRGRSGRVGHMAVVLHSREEMLAAALPWLDAGLAAGDLVVLTCPEETAQLLVDELGGAAAAVVREPRVSLRGARGPDAITTTRRLLDRAAGAGSGRLRVFGHPEFGPAPRDWRETQRYESVVNELLAGARMSALCPYDAEALPATAVESARATHPFLLVDGVATANPDYRAPAAYVAELPLPREAMEAGPPVFAVDGAPTLAWLRHQLAGVLAEHVPDRDRCEDMHLAVSEIAANAFRHGTPPVSARVWAEPGWVVCTIADRGTGFADPLAGFVPAHGDDLSQGGMGLWLARKLWEHVDLIGGPHGLTVRLSAPTR
- a CDS encoding SDR family oxidoreductase, whose translation is MIVVTAAGGRTGLAVVRALRERGEDVRAVVSRRGPRPELTELGAEVVRAELTQPLPWSEVLAGADAMYLIWPNFDPDEAEGAPALFREARRAELPRLVYHSVLRPQLRAMPHHAAKDVAEEALDASGLPSWRVLQPCAYADNLDDELPEVVARGELRSLWGVRTAQSLVDVRDVAQAAVALLTEDGLDGGTFEAAGPEPLTAPRIAELISARVGREIVAEDVVPGGEVPTAYAARCRRTMFDHYRVHGFTGSPRVLTDLLGRPPRSYAEHLADLDLPVEVLPDDEPA
- a CDS encoding MarR family winged helix-turn-helix transcriptional regulator, whose translation is MTAPDRTAPETGTVAGDAMDVILAQWARERPDLDCSPMGVVGRVTQLQREVFLAQRATFARHGLDAPSFDVLAALRRAGEPYQLTPTALMRTALVTSGAITQRLDRLEERGLITRGRSEADGRAVVVTLTEAGRTALDGALPDHLETERGMLAGLSAEEVAQLAGLLRRWLVSLGRVPGATPDAS
- a CDS encoding STAS domain-containing protein, which codes for MDDTAPGTAAPSPETADGTPLSEADVHVTTAQPDESRAQIRVAGELTEDSRRPLIRAMTDLMLNSPGLERVELELCDVTFMNSAGMSILVQLERMAEPRGIQVPLVLDSGTVARPLQVSGLWRRFTIIDRREGSPPTTHEGMNPGTDHR